A single genomic interval of Noviherbaspirillum cavernae harbors:
- a CDS encoding ABC transporter permease, with protein sequence MNRATPTPSLSPWRRIWLRFRKNRRGYWSLVIFSVLVVISLLAEVVSNDKPLVARYNGQLVFPIVKNYSETVFGGDFDSPADYLDPFIQDQFKKDGNWAIYPLNHYRYDTLNYFAKSPNPAPPSGDNWLGTDDRGRDVFARLLYGFRVSVLFGLALTITGVVLGMVTGAIQGYFAGKTDLFFQRFMEIWGSMPELYLLIIFASIFEPSIGLLLILLSLFGWMGLSDYVRADFLRNRNLEYVQAARALGLSNGQIIWRHVLPNSMTPVVTFLPFRMSGAILALTSLDFLGLGVPPSTPSLGELLAQGKNNLDAWWIALSTFMVLTMTLLLLTNIGDALRNALDVRRKA encoded by the coding sequence ATGAACAGAGCAACACCGACACCTTCCCTCTCTCCCTGGCGGCGCATATGGCTGCGCTTTCGGAAAAACCGGCGCGGCTACTGGAGTCTCGTCATATTTTCGGTGCTGGTCGTGATCAGTCTGCTGGCAGAAGTCGTGTCGAATGACAAGCCGCTCGTCGCCCGCTACAACGGCCAGCTTGTGTTCCCGATCGTGAAGAATTACTCGGAAACGGTATTCGGTGGCGATTTCGATTCGCCTGCGGATTATCTCGATCCCTTCATCCAGGACCAGTTCAAGAAAGATGGCAACTGGGCCATCTATCCGCTCAACCATTATCGCTACGACACGCTGAATTACTTCGCCAAGTCGCCAAACCCCGCGCCGCCATCGGGCGACAACTGGCTGGGCACGGACGACCGCGGCCGCGACGTGTTCGCGCGGCTGCTGTACGGCTTCCGGGTATCGGTGCTGTTCGGTCTGGCGTTGACGATCACCGGCGTCGTGCTCGGCATGGTCACCGGCGCGATACAGGGTTACTTCGCGGGCAAGACCGACCTGTTTTTTCAGCGCTTCATGGAAATCTGGGGCTCGATGCCGGAGCTTTACCTGCTGATCATCTTTGCATCGATCTTCGAGCCGAGCATCGGCTTGCTGCTGATTCTGCTTTCGCTGTTCGGCTGGATGGGGCTGTCCGATTACGTACGCGCCGATTTTCTGCGCAACCGCAATCTCGAATACGTACAGGCGGCGCGCGCGCTCGGCCTGTCGAACGGCCAGATCATCTGGCGTCATGTGTTGCCGAACAGCATGACACCGGTCGTGACCTTTCTGCCGTTCCGCATGAGCGGGGCGATTCTGGCATTGACCAGCCTCGATTTTCTCGGCCTCGGCGTGCCGCCATCGACGCCGAGCCTGGGCGAATTGCTGGCGCAGGGGAAAAACAACCTCGATGCATGGTGGATCGCGCTTTCGACGTTCATGGTGCTGACCATGACCTTGCTGCTGCTGACCAATATCGGCGACGCATTGCGTAATGCGCTGGATGTCAGGAGGAAGGCATGA
- a CDS encoding ABC transporter ATP-binding protein, giving the protein MTLLDIQHLTVRFGATTVVDDVSLSIAPGEKFALVGESGSGKTVTSLSVLRLNQDADYEGRILFEGQDILRKTEPAMRTVRGKDVAMIFQEPMTALNPLFTIGNQIAEVLMLHEGINAKHAAQRTVELLAKTDIPDPARRALSYPHQLSGGQRQRAMIAMALACKPKLLIADEPTTALDVTIQVQILELLNQLQREENMAVLMISHDLNLVRHFADRVGVMEKGRLVETATTAQLFANPREAYTRKLLASHPQRIVGEVEENVKPLLSAERVRCTFSIKHGWFKKTPFVAVDDVDVQLKPHETLGIVGESGSGKSTLGMALLRLSSAHVDGRIAFKGQPVSDMSSDALRPLRAKMQVVFQDPFASLSPRRTIEQIVGEGLALHQPQLGRNGLRDAVANGLIEVGLSPDMMARYPHEFSGGQRQRIAIARALVLKPELILLDEPTSSLDVSVQQQVLMLLAELQRKHGIAYVFISHDLAVIRAMAHRVMVMKDGKVVESGATENVLSNPVQPYTRRLLAASTYSVNDNAGWVESAS; this is encoded by the coding sequence ATGACGCTGCTCGATATTCAGCATTTGACGGTGCGATTCGGTGCAACGACGGTGGTCGATGATGTGAGTCTGTCGATCGCGCCCGGCGAAAAGTTCGCACTGGTCGGCGAGTCGGGCTCCGGCAAGACGGTGACATCGTTGTCGGTGCTGCGCCTGAATCAGGATGCCGATTACGAAGGACGCATCCTGTTCGAGGGGCAAGACATTCTGCGAAAAACCGAGCCGGCGATGCGCACGGTGCGCGGCAAGGATGTCGCGATGATCTTTCAGGAGCCGATGACGGCACTGAATCCGCTGTTCACCATCGGCAACCAGATTGCCGAGGTGCTGATGCTGCATGAAGGCATCAACGCGAAGCACGCTGCACAGCGCACGGTCGAGTTGCTGGCCAAGACTGATATCCCGGACCCGGCACGGCGCGCACTCTCCTATCCGCACCAATTGTCGGGTGGCCAGCGGCAACGCGCGATGATCGCAATGGCGCTGGCATGCAAGCCGAAACTGCTGATCGCTGACGAGCCGACCACTGCGCTGGACGTCACGATCCAGGTGCAAATCCTGGAACTGCTCAATCAGCTGCAGCGCGAAGAAAACATGGCGGTGCTGATGATCTCCCACGATCTGAATCTGGTGCGACATTTCGCGGACCGGGTTGGCGTGATGGAGAAAGGGCGGCTGGTCGAGACAGCAACGACTGCGCAATTGTTCGCCAATCCGCGCGAGGCATACACACGCAAGCTGCTGGCGAGCCATCCGCAACGCATCGTCGGCGAGGTCGAGGAAAACGTCAAACCGCTGCTCTCGGCGGAACGCGTGCGCTGCACGTTTTCCATCAAGCATGGCTGGTTCAAGAAGACGCCGTTCGTCGCGGTCGATGATGTCGATGTGCAGCTGAAGCCGCACGAGACGCTCGGCATCGTCGGTGAATCGGGCTCGGGAAAATCGACGCTCGGCATGGCCTTGCTGCGCCTGTCATCGGCGCACGTCGATGGACGCATTGCGTTCAAGGGACAGCCGGTCAGCGACATGTCCAGCGATGCATTGCGGCCGTTGCGCGCGAAGATGCAGGTGGTGTTCCAGGACCCGTTTGCGTCGCTGTCGCCGCGCCGCACGATCGAACAGATCGTGGGCGAGGGGCTGGCGCTGCATCAGCCGCAGTTGGGGCGCAATGGATTGCGCGATGCCGTCGCGAATGGCTTGATCGAGGTTGGACTGTCGCCCGACATGATGGCGCGCTATCCGCATGAATTCTCGGGCGGTCAGCGCCAGCGCATTGCCATCGCACGCGCACTGGTATTGAAGCCTGAACTGATTTTGCTGGACGAGCCGACATCCTCGCTGGATGTGTCGGTGCAGCAGCAGGTGCTGATGCTGTTGGCCGAACTGCAACGCAAACACGGCATCGCCTATGTTTTCATCAGCCACGATCTGGCGGTGATCCGGGCGATGGCGCATCGCGTGATGGTGATGAAGGACGGCAAGGTGGTGGAAAGCGGTGCGACGGAAAACGTGTTGTCGAATCCGGTGCAGCCATACACCAGG